A single Fusobacterium hominis DNA region contains:
- a CDS encoding ABC transporter ATP-binding protein — protein MEKDVSLKNIVKSFDGIQVLKNINLDIKDGEIFSILGPSGCGKTTLLRMIAGFTDPDEGAVYLGNEDITKLPPNKRNVNTIFQKYALFPHLSVYENVAFPLKLKKVDKKTIDEEVKKFINLVGLSEHIDKMPNQLSGGQQQRVSIARALINKPGVLLLDEPLSALDAKLRQNLLIELDLIHEEVGITFIFITHDQQEALSISDRIAVMNNGEILQIGTPAEVYESPADPFVADFIGENNFFDGEVIEIIDETFAKLKNEKLGNLIFEMDKEVKVGDNVKVSIRPEKVKLYKTMPTIANEKVNVLKVYVNEVIYSGFQSKYFVFLNNDKDLTFKVFKQHAVYFDDNDEDTIWWDEDAYIAWDADDGFLVEVISNEKE, from the coding sequence TTGGAAAAAGACGTTAGCCTAAAAAACATTGTAAAAAGTTTTGATGGTATTCAAGTACTTAAAAATATTAACCTAGATATAAAAGATGGAGAGATCTTTTCTATTTTAGGTCCTTCAGGTTGTGGAAAAACCACCTTGTTAAGAATGATAGCAGGTTTTACTGACCCTGATGAAGGAGCTGTTTATTTAGGAAATGAGGACATTACAAAACTCCCTCCAAATAAAAGAAATGTAAATACTATATTTCAAAAATATGCTCTTTTCCCACATTTAAGTGTCTATGAAAATGTAGCATTCCCTTTGAAATTAAAGAAAGTTGATAAAAAAACAATTGATGAAGAGGTTAAAAAATTTATAAATCTTGTTGGTTTAAGTGAGCATATCGATAAAATGCCAAACCAATTATCTGGTGGACAACAGCAACGGGTATCTATAGCAAGAGCTTTGATAAATAAACCTGGAGTTTTACTATTAGATGAGCCACTATCTGCTCTTGATGCAAAATTAAGACAAAACTTATTAATAGAACTTGACTTAATTCATGAAGAAGTTGGAATTACATTTATCTTTATTACTCACGACCAACAAGAAGCACTATCTATATCTGATAGAATAGCTGTTATGAATAATGGAGAAATATTACAAATTGGTACTCCAGCTGAAGTTTATGAATCTCCTGCTGATCCATTTGTTGCAGATTTTATTGGTGAAAATAATTTCTTTGATGGTGAAGTTATTGAAATTATTGATGAAACATTTGCAAAATTAAAAAATGAAAAACTTGGAAATTTAATTTTTGAAATGGATAAAGAAGTTAAAGTTGGGGATAATGTAAAAGTATCAATAAGACCAGAAAAAGTAAAACTTTATAAGACTATGCCTACAATAGCTAATGAAAAAGTAAATGTCTTAAAAGTATATGTAAACGAAGTTATCTATTCAGGATTTCAAAGTAAATATTTTGTTTTCTTAAATAATGATAAAGATCTTACTTTTAAAGTATTTAAACAACATGCTGTTTATTTTGATGATAATGATGAAGATACAATTTGGTGGGATGAAGATGCTTATATAGCTTGGGATGCTGACGATGGATTCCTGGTAGAGGTGATCTCTAATGAAAAAGAATAA
- a CDS encoding MOSC domain-containing protein produces the protein MAKITAVCISEKKGTQKKNVYEGILIDDFGLQGDAHAGKWHRQVSLISKQKIDEFIARGGNVSQGDFGENIIVDGIDCAKLPVGTKLTINNDIILEVTQIGKECHSHCNIYHAVGDCIMPREGIFTIVIKGGKVKVGDEIEILK, from the coding sequence ATGGCAAAAATAACAGCAGTTTGTATTAGTGAAAAAAAAGGAACACAAAAGAAAAATGTTTACGAAGGAATTCTTATAGATGACTTTGGATTACAAGGGGATGCTCATGCCGGAAAATGGCATAGACAAGTTAGCTTAATTTCTAAACAAAAAATAGATGAATTTATTGCAAGAGGAGGAAATGTTTCTCAAGGTGATTTTGGTGAAAATATTATAGTAGATGGTATAGATTGTGCAAAATTACCAGTTGGAACAAAACTTACTATCAATAATGATATTATTTTAGAAGTTACTCAAATAGGAAAAGAATGTCATTCACACTGTAATATATACCACGCAGTAGGTGACTGTATAATGCCAAGAGAAGGTATTTTTACTATTGTTATAAAAGGAGGAAAAGTTAAGGTTGGAGATGAGATCGAAATCTTAAAATAA
- the moaA gene encoding GTP 3',8-cyclase MoaA, whose translation MKDKNNRKIEYLRLSITDRCNLRCYYCMGENDIEFLPKNEILTPDEIKEIVEVFADLGVTKIRITGGEPLVRKNFQEIVEKIASVPNITEINLTTNGIELEKYLPFLKNIGINSINISLDTLKNDLYKKITGCGDLQKVLNAIKTALELKINKIKLNIVIIKGQNDSEIMDFVELSEKFPIDIRFIELMPIGAGKDYKGVSNEELIEYISKHKKLIKINERLGSGPAIYYHVENAKGNIGFINPISHNFCELCNRVRITPEGFLKLCLHSKDGINLKDIIRNKKNKYDLKDTITNAIYFKPLKHKMDKDDDGTFDTRFMNRIGG comes from the coding sequence ATGAAAGATAAAAATAATAGAAAAATTGAATACTTACGATTATCTATAACAGATAGATGTAATCTGCGGTGCTACTATTGTATGGGAGAAAATGATATCGAATTTTTACCAAAAAATGAAATTTTAACTCCTGATGAAATTAAGGAAATAGTAGAGGTATTTGCAGATTTAGGTGTTACTAAAATTAGAATTACAGGTGGCGAACCTCTTGTTAGAAAAAACTTTCAAGAGATTGTCGAAAAAATTGCATCAGTTCCTAATATAACTGAAATAAATTTAACAACAAATGGAATTGAATTAGAAAAATATTTACCTTTTTTAAAGAATATAGGCATAAATAGTATTAATATTAGTTTAGATACTCTAAAAAATGATCTTTATAAAAAAATAACAGGCTGTGGTGATTTACAAAAAGTTTTAAATGCTATAAAGACAGCTTTAGAACTTAAAATAAATAAAATCAAATTAAATATTGTTATTATAAAGGGTCAAAATGATAGTGAAATAATGGACTTTGTAGAATTGAGTGAGAAATTTCCTATTGATATTAGATTTATTGAACTTATGCCTATAGGTGCTGGAAAAGATTATAAAGGTGTTTCTAATGAAGAACTTATAGAATATATTTCTAAACATAAAAAATTAATAAAAATCAATGAAAGATTAGGATCAGGTCCTGCAATATATTATCATGTTGAAAATGCTAAAGGTAATATTGGATTTATCAATCCTATCAGTCATAATTTTTGTGAACTTTGCAATAGAGTTAGAATTACACCTGAAGGATTTTTAAAACTTTGTTTACATTCAAAAGATGGAATTAATTTAAAAGATATAATAAGAAACAAAAAGAATAAATATGATTTAAAAGATACTATCACAAATGCTATCTATTTTAAACCTTTAAAGCATAAAATGGATAAAGATGATGATGGTACTTTTGATACAAGATTTATGAACAGAATCGGAGGATAA
- the yqeB gene encoding selenium-dependent molybdenum cofactor biosynthesis protein YqeB gives MKNIKDMIVVVRGGGDIATGSIQKLYRTGFKVLILEIDRPSAIRRKVAFCEAVYDNVVEVENIVCRRCSCMDEIEKCWNENEIPLAVDPDGEYIDLMKPDAVIDAILAKKNMGTKIEMAPIVIGLGPGFDAGVNCHIAIETMRGHNLGRLIFKGPTMKNTGVPGIIKGIGKERVIYSPIAGIIKNIKDIGDIVAKDEVLATIDDVPVRATISGVLRGIIRDGYEVSEKFKIADIDPRIEEQQNCYTISDKARAVGGATLEAVLYLINNLSKE, from the coding sequence ATGAAAAATATAAAAGATATGATTGTAGTAGTTAGAGGTGGAGGAGATATAGCCACTGGTAGTATACAAAAGTTGTATAGAACAGGATTTAAAGTTCTTATTTTAGAAATAGATAGACCTTCTGCTATTCGTAGAAAAGTTGCATTTTGTGAGGCAGTATATGATAATGTTGTTGAAGTTGAAAATATAGTTTGCAGAAGATGTAGTTGTATGGATGAAATAGAAAAATGTTGGAATGAAAATGAGATACCATTAGCTGTAGACCCAGATGGAGAATATATAGATTTAATGAAACCTGATGCTGTTATTGATGCAATATTAGCTAAAAAAAATATGGGAACAAAAATTGAAATGGCTCCTATTGTGATTGGTCTAGGTCCTGGATTTGATGCAGGAGTTAATTGTCATATTGCAATTGAAACAATGAGAGGACATAATTTAGGAAGATTAATTTTTAAAGGACCTACTATGAAAAATACAGGAGTTCCTGGAATCATAAAAGGTATAGGAAAAGAAAGAGTAATTTATAGTCCTATAGCTGGAATAATAAAGAATATAAAAGATATAGGAGATATAGTTGCAAAAGATGAAGTATTAGCAACAATTGATGATGTACCAGTAAGAGCTACTATATCAGGAGTTTTAAGAGGAATAATAAGAGATGGATATGAAGTTTCTGAAAAATTTAAGATAGCAGATATAGATCCAAGAATAGAAGAACAACAAAATTGTTACACTATTTCAGATAAAGCAAGAGCAGTTGGTGGAGCAACTTTAGAAGCTGTTTTATATCTAATTAATAATTTATCTAAGGAGTAG
- a CDS encoding XdhC family protein, with protein sequence MEIDILKKIENKLAEGESSALVTLIETSGSTPRKAGTVMAVFKDSIEGTIGGGAIENAVILKSRELLKSGQSQTFEYSLTMDDELKMTCGGSVKGYIKIFRPSNKLIICGAGHVGQKLFSIAEFLDFDLKIIDDREELKEQCPKLTLAKFDEILPKITIDKNTYIVIVTRGHLLDEQVLTLVKERGAKYIGIIGSRRKVAILKEKLEKNGEIRDNIFAPIGLKISDGTPEEIAIEVLAEILKIKNGGELVHRTIIKNRIIGG encoded by the coding sequence ATGGAAATAGATATTTTAAAAAAAATAGAAAATAAATTAGCTGAAGGCGAATCTTCAGCACTAGTTACTTTAATTGAAACATCAGGATCAACACCTAGAAAAGCAGGAACTGTAATGGCAGTTTTTAAGGACTCTATTGAGGGAACTATAGGTGGTGGAGCTATAGAAAATGCTGTAATTTTAAAAAGTAGAGAACTTTTAAAAAGTGGACAAAGTCAGACTTTTGAATATAGTTTGACAATGGATGATGAGCTTAAAATGACTTGCGGAGGATCAGTAAAAGGATATATAAAAATATTTAGACCTTCAAATAAGTTAATAATTTGCGGAGCTGGACACGTGGGACAAAAATTGTTTAGCATTGCAGAATTTTTAGACTTTGATTTAAAAATTATTGACGATAGAGAAGAGTTGAAAGAGCAGTGTCCTAAATTAACACTTGCTAAATTTGATGAAATTTTGCCTAAGATAACAATAGATAAAAATACTTATATAGTTATTGTTACAAGAGGACATCTTTTAGATGAACAAGTTTTGACTCTTGTAAAAGAAAGAGGAGCAAAATATATCGGAATAATAGGAAGCAGGAGAAAAGTAGCTATATTAAAAGAAAAACTTGAAAAAAATGGGGAAATAAGAGATAATATATTTGCCCCCATTGGACTTAAAATTTCAGATGGAACACCTGAAGAAATTGCAATAGAGGTTTTAGCTGAAATTTTAAAAATAAAAAATGGAGGAGAACTAGTTCATAGAACTATTATAAAAAATAGAATTATAGGAGGATAA
- a CDS encoding RidA family protein: MSRIIHTEKAPAALGPYSQAIEANGMLFVSGQIPFVPATMTLVSEDVKDQTRQSLENVKAIVEAAGYSMSNVVKAGVFIKDMNDFAAVNEVYNEYLGHVKPARACVEVARLPKDVKVEIEVIAVK, translated from the coding sequence ATGAGTAGAATAATTCACACAGAAAAAGCACCTGCTGCTTTAGGACCATATTCACAAGCAATTGAAGCTAATGGAATGTTATTTGTATCAGGACAAATTCCTTTTGTACCTGCTACTATGACACTTGTTTCAGAGGATGTAAAAGATCAAACTAGACAATCTCTTGAAAATGTAAAAGCTATAGTTGAAGCTGCTGGATATTCAATGAGTAACGTTGTTAAAGCTGGAGTATTCATTAAAGATATGAATGACTTTGCTGCTGTAAATGAAGTTTACAACGAATATCTTGGACATGTAAAACCAGCAAGAGCCTGTGTAGAAGTTGCAAGACTTCCTAAAGATGTAAAAGTAGAAATAGAGGTAATTGCAGTTAAATAA
- a CDS encoding exodeoxyribonuclease III gives MRFVSWNVNGLRACVKKGFLDYFNSVNADIFCVQETKLQEGQIELDLNGYNQYWNYAEKKGYSGVAIFSKLTPINVTYGLDIEEHDKEGRVITLEFDNFYLINVYTPNSQTKLARLEYRMSWEDDFRNYVVELDKIKPVIVCGDLNVAHNEIDLKNPKSNRQNAGFSDEEREKMTILLNSGFIDTFRYFYPDTTGVYSWWSYRFNARANNAGWRIDYFIVSNKLKDALKDAQIHAEIEGSDHCPVVLDIQL, from the coding sequence ATGAGATTTGTTTCATGGAATGTAAATGGGTTAAGAGCTTGTGTAAAAAAAGGGTTTTTAGATTATTTTAATAGTGTAAACGCAGATATTTTTTGTGTTCAAGAAACAAAATTACAAGAAGGGCAAATAGAATTAGATTTAAATGGATACAATCAATATTGGAATTATGCTGAGAAAAAAGGATATTCAGGAGTAGCTATATTTTCAAAATTAACTCCAATTAATGTAACTTATGGGTTAGATATAGAAGAGCATGATAAAGAGGGAAGAGTTATTACTTTGGAATTTGATAATTTCTATCTAATTAATGTATATACTCCAAATTCGCAAACGAAATTAGCAAGATTAGAGTATAGAATGAGTTGGGAAGATGATTTTAGAAACTATGTAGTGGAGTTAGATAAGATAAAACCAGTTATAGTATGTGGAGATTTAAATGTAGCTCATAACGAAATAGATCTTAAAAACCCAAAATCAAATAGACAAAATGCTGGTTTTTCAGATGAAGAAAGAGAAAAAATGACTATTTTATTAAATAGTGGTTTTATAGATACTTTTAGATATTTTTATCCAGATACTACAGGAGTTTATTCGTGGTGGTCATATAGATTTAATGCAAGAGCTAATAATGCTGGATGGAGAATAGATTACTTTATAGTTTCTAATAAACTAAAAGATGCATTAAAGGATGCACAGATTCATGCAGAAATAGAAGGATCAGATCATTGTCCAGTAGTGTTAGATATACAATTGTAA
- a CDS encoding FMN-binding protein: MRKIPFFRGVLLTSLILGLGTTALAETKLYQGLGQTSNFRVGPGKDNKGTPVYSFNYVTAAGVFDESGRVVNLEVDVLEVGTPNAKGKTMPRFSGWPGTSGYNLVDTETGKVVGQADNSEEFLTKEIEGWKTKRERGNTYGMNPKMDWDKQMDFFENYFKGKTIPEIEEWFAKNTSDLNGRVLKAKATKDEDKAKYEKLSEAEKKELADVVAGATMSIKDAHGDILGAIKKAYNNRVEFIVK; encoded by the coding sequence ATGAGAAAGATTCCATTTTTTAGAGGTGTTTTACTGACTTCTCTTATTTTAGGATTGGGAACTACTGCTTTGGCTGAAACAAAACTTTATCAAGGATTGGGTCAGACCTCTAATTTTAGAGTGGGACCAGGTAAAGATAATAAGGGAACTCCAGTGTATTCATTTAACTATGTAACTGCTGCGGGAGTATTTGATGAATCAGGAAGAGTAGTAAATCTTGAAGTTGATGTATTGGAAGTAGGGACTCCAAATGCAAAGGGAAAGACAATGCCAAGATTTTCAGGGTGGCCAGGAACTTCAGGTTATAATCTTGTAGATACTGAAACAGGAAAAGTTGTTGGACAAGCTGATAACAGTGAAGAATTTTTAACAAAAGAAATTGAAGGATGGAAAACAAAGAGAGAAAGAGGAAATACATATGGTATGAATCCTAAGATGGATTGGGATAAACAAATGGATTTCTTTGAAAATTATTTTAAAGGAAAAACTATACCAGAAATTGAAGAATGGTTTGCAAAAAATACGTCTGATTTAAATGGAAGAGTATTAAAAGCAAAGGCTACAAAAGATGAAGATAAAGCAAAATATGAAAAATTAAGTGAGGCAGAAAAGAAAGAATTAGCAGATGTTGTGGCAGGAGCTACAATGAGTATAAAAGATGCACATGGAGATATATTAGGAGCAATTAAAAAAGCTTATAATAATCGTGTTGAATTTATAGTAAAATAA
- a CDS encoding nitroreductase family protein — protein sequence MKIIESLEKRRSYYDIDKEVGVSKDKIVEMIKSLTELVPDAFNMKSSRVVVLFDKKHELLWDEIYSIFNGAIPRDKINSFKSGFGTILYFYDENTVKSLQDKYNLYASNFPIWANQASAMLQLSIWSGLRECGIGASLQHYNPVIDERVKEVFNIPKNYKLIAQMPFGGIKSEPDKKEKENIDKRVTIID from the coding sequence ATGAAAATTATAGAATCACTAGAAAAAAGAAGAAGTTATTATGATATTGATAAAGAAGTTGGTGTTTCAAAGGATAAAATAGTAGAAATGATAAAGAGTCTAACTGAGTTAGTCCCTGATGCTTTTAATATGAAAAGTTCAAGAGTAGTTGTGCTTTTTGATAAAAAACACGAATTATTATGGGATGAGATATATTCTATCTTTAACGGAGCAATTCCTAGAGATAAAATTAATAGTTTTAAATCAGGTTTTGGAACTATTTTATATTTTTATGATGAAAACACTGTGAAATCTTTACAAGACAAATATAACTTATATGCATCTAATTTTCCAATATGGGCAAATCAAGCTAGCGCAATGTTACAATTGTCTATTTGGAGTGGTTTAAGGGAATGCGGTATAGGAGCTTCATTACAGCATTATAACCCTGTAATCGATGAAAGAGTTAAAGAAGTGTTTAATATTCCTAAAAACTATAAATTAATAGCTCAGATGCCATTTGGTGGTATAAAGTCAGAGCCAGACAAAAAAGAAAAAGAAAATATAGATAAAAGAGTTACAATAATTGATTAG